The following coding sequences are from one Musa acuminata AAA Group cultivar baxijiao chromosome BXJ2-4, Cavendish_Baxijiao_AAA, whole genome shotgun sequence window:
- the LOC135608799 gene encoding uncharacterized protein LOC135608799, translating into MVKEWGAPSANNSMGLVCPKMLATRLSVGTPIDADVSGCRATDYRLWLRFPIVKPDPNHLRLRLAREGLDAIQNITTPIAVVAVIGPYRSGKSFLLNQLLSLSCDEGFEVGHMRDAKTKGLWVWGTPVELVINGSKVSVLYIDTEGFENVGNSNVYDDRVFALATLISSVLIYNIPETVREADISRLSFAVEIADEFYARSVFKELCYCQNL; encoded by the exons ATGGTCAAAGAGTGGGGTGCTCCCTCGGCCAACAATTCAATGGGCCTCGTATGCCCCAAAATGTTGGCAACTCGTCTGAGTGTGGGGACCCCAATAGATGCTGATGTAAGTGGCTGTCGGGCTACTGACTACCGACTATGGCTAAG GTTTCCTATAGTGAAGCCAGATCCAAATCACCTCAGACTCCGTCTCGCAAGAGAAGGTCTCGACGCAATTCAAAATATCACAACCCCTATAGCTGTTGTTGCA GTGATCGGCCCATACCGCTCTGGCAAATCCTTCCTTCTCAACCAGCTCCTCTCCCTCTCTTGCGATGAAG GCTTTGAAGTTGGGCACATGCGTGATGCTAAAACCAAAG GTTTGTGGGTTTGGGGTACACCAGTAGAGTTGGTCATTAATGGATCAAAAGTATCTGTCCTGTATATTGATACTGAAGGATTTGAAAATGTAGGGAATTCAAATGTATACGATGACAG GGTCTTTGCTCTGGCGACACTAATCAGTTCTGTGCTTATTTATAATATACCTGAGACG GTTCGTGAGGCAGATATATCTCGACTATCATTTGCTGTTGAAATTGCAGACGAATTCTATGCAAGGTCCGTTTTCAAAGAATTGTGTTATTGCCAGAACCTTTAA